From a single Salvelinus sp. IW2-2015 linkage group LG22, ASM291031v2, whole genome shotgun sequence genomic region:
- the zgc:162872 gene encoding arf-GAP with coiled-coil, ANK repeat and PH domain-containing protein 2 isoform X1: MDSFLDYEECIQDSPAFRLTLDKCQTDVAELQSRVEKVMKLCGKMVESGQAYNTANQHFLAGLAEFSTYHKRDSVIMNCMSQFIQGLQEMINFHTVLFDQTQRAITQQLSNLLTQFIPQLGETRKEFVRIGEDLETAAVKNAQIYRHKVTDAERASHLLLATRKCHQHFALDYCLQLNNFKAQQKLDILNSVFSYFHAQYTFFHQGFDLLRDLEPTMKSMAAQLAQLSTECTAKRKDLENTHLLIQQRDASGEPILRSCPDGGETIQGYLFKRSRRKNKTWKRCWFSIKDNQLVYTKSHKEEPVSLFDDLRLCAVKSLDSIDRRFSFELVSVKKCCALQADSEELKQAWISAVLGSIDMAYRERVESQQPQPKEIPLPLQSPSDPQPGQPPQRPAALVVALQSPGNHRCCDCSEEEPRWASVNLGITVCIECSGIHRSLGVHLSKVRSLTLDSWDPEQLKLLCGLGNDVINGIYESRCAAEGRVKPSPGSPRPEKETWIKEKYVEKRFVKDASSPETQIGRENAGRQLYRAAFQGDLVTMASALAQGAEVNWSHAEEEGRTALIGSTFGGSLSACEFLLQNGANVNYRDQRGQGALHTAATWGHTGQVCLLLKKGANQYAVDERGQDPLAIAIETAHADIVTLLRMARMNEEMRDSEGFFGSMGDDETFQDIFRDFSDMASHDPERLTRRQFSRSGQEEGQGKRMVNYQDKAEKEEEDT, translated from the exons ATGGATTCATTCTTGGACTATGAAGAATGCATCCAGGACTCACCTGCATTTAG GCTTACCCTGGATAAGTGTCAAACTGATGTTGCAGAGCTGCAGAGTCGAGTGGAAAAG GTGATGAAGCTCTGTGGCAAGATGGTTGAATCAGGGCAAGCATACAACACAGCAAATCAGCATTTCCTCGCCGGACTGGCTGAGTTCTCCACGTATCACAAACGTGACAGCGTCATCATG AACTGCATGAGTCAGTTCATTCAAGGACTACAGGAGATGATCAACTTTCATACT GTGCTGTTTGACCAGACGCAGAGAGCTATCACTCAGCAGCTGTCAAACCTTCTCACACA GTTCATACCCCAGCTAGGAGAGACTAGGAAGGAGTTTGTGCGGATTGGGGAGGATCTGGAGACAGCGGCGGTGAAAAATGCCCAGATATACCGCCACAAAGTCACAGATGCAGAGCGTGCCAGCCATCTGCTGTTGGCCACACGCAAATGTCACCAGCACTTTGCCCTTGATTACTGCTTGCAG CTGAATAACTTCAAGGCCCAGCAGAAGCTGGACATCCTAAATTCT GTGTTCTCCTACTTCCATGCCCAGTATACCTTCTTCCACCAAGGCTTTGACTTGCTGAGAGACTTGGAGCCCACTATGAAGTCCATGGCCGCACAG CTTGCTCAACTCTCGACTGAATGTACAGCTAAAAGAAAGGACCTGGAGAATACCCACCTACTGATCCAGCAGAGA GATGCCTCAGGGGAGCCCATACTACGTTCCTGTCCTGATGGTGGGGAAACCATACAGGGCTACCTTTTCAAAAGATCTCGGAGAAAGAACAAGACATGGAAGAG ATGCTGGTTCTCCATTAAAGACAACCAATTGGTGTACACAAAGTCACACAAG GAGGAGCCTGTGTCGCTGTTTGATGACCTCAGGCTGTGTGCGGTGAAGTCTCTGGACAGCATTGACCGCCGCTTCAGTTTTGAGCTGGTTTCTGTTAAAAA ATGCTGTGCCCTYCAGGCTGACTCAGAGGAGCTGAAGCAGGCTTGGATCAGTGCCGTTCTAGGGAGCATAGACATGGCCTACCGCGAGAGAGTGGAGTCCCAGCAGCCTCAG CCCAAAGAAATCCCTCTGCCCCTCCAGAGCCCCTCAGACCCCCAGCCAGGACARCCTCCTCAAAGGCCTGCGGCTTTGGTTGTGGCCCTCCAAAGTCCGGGGAACCACCGCTGCTGCGACTGCAGTGAGGAGGAGCCACGCTGGGCCAGCGTCAACCTGGGTATCACCGTGTGCATCGAGTGCTCCGGCATCCACAG GAGCCTTGGGGTCCATCTCTCCAAAGTGCGATCTCTCACCCTAGACTCCTGGGATCCCGAACAGCTGAAG CTGCTGTGTGGTCTGGGTAATGATGTCATCAATGGGATATATGAGTCCAGGTGTGCAGCAGAGGGCAGAGTAAAGCCTAGTCCTGGCAGCCCTCG cccAGAGAAAGAGACATGGATTAAAGAGAAATATGTGGAGAAAAGATTTGTGAAGGATGCCAGCTCGCCTGAAACAC AGATTGGGAGGGAGAATGCAGGACGCCAGTTGTACCGGGCTGCTTTCCAAGGGGACCTGGTCACCATGGCATCAGCATTGGCGCAGGGTGCAGAGGTGAACTGGAGCCACGCTGAGGAGGAGGGACGCACTGCTCTCATTGGCTCAACTTTTGGG ggcTCCCTATCGGCCTGTGAGTTCCTACTGCAGAATGGAGCCAATGTAAACTACCGTGACCAGCGCGGTCAAGGTGCCCTTCACACTGCAGCCACCTGGGGCCACACAGG GCAAGTGTGTCTACTTCTAAAAAAGGGAGCCAATCAGTATGCAGTTGACGAGAGGGGGCAGGACCCACTCGCCATTGCCATAGAGACAGCACATGCCGATATTGTAACCCT ACTACGAATGGCTCGCATGAATGAAGAGATGAGGGACTCCGAGGGATTCTTTGGATCTATGG GTGATGATGAGACATTTCAAGACATCTTCCGTGACTTCAGTGATATGGCTTCTCAcgatccagaaagactcacccgTCGACAGTTCAGCAGAAGCGGACAAGAGGAGGGACAGGGCAAGAGGATGGTGAATTACCAGGACAaggcagagaaggaggaggaagacacatag
- the zgc:162872 gene encoding arf-GAP with coiled-coil, ANK repeat and PH domain-containing protein 2 isoform X2: MDSFLDYEECIQDSPAFRLTLDKCQTDVAELQSRVEKVMKLCGKMVESGQAYNTANQHFLAGLAEFSTYHKRDSVIMNCMSQFIQGLQEMINFHTVLFDQTQRAITQQLSNLLTQFIPQLGETRKEFVRIGEDLETAAVKNAQIYRHKVTDAERASHLLLATRKCHQHFALDYCLQLNNFKAQQKLDILNSVFSYFHAQYTFFHQGFDLLRDLEPTMKSMAAQLAQLSTECTAKRKDLENTHLLIQQRDASGEPILRSCPDGGETIQGYLFKRSRRKNKTWKRCWFSIKDNQLVYTKSHKEEPVSLFDDLRLCAVKSLDSIDRRFSFELVSVKKCCALQADSEELKQAWISAVLGSIDMAYRERVESQQPQSPSDPQPGQPPQRPAALVVALQSPGNHRCCDCSEEEPRWASVNLGITVCIECSGIHRSLGVHLSKVRSLTLDSWDPEQLKLLCGLGNDVINGIYESRCAAEGRVKPSPGSPRPEKETWIKEKYVEKRFVKDASSPETQIGRENAGRQLYRAAFQGDLVTMASALAQGAEVNWSHAEEEGRTALIGSTFGGSLSACEFLLQNGANVNYRDQRGQGALHTAATWGHTGQVCLLLKKGANQYAVDERGQDPLAIAIETAHADIVTLLRMARMNEEMRDSEGFFGSMGDDETFQDIFRDFSDMASHDPERLTRRQFSRSGQEEGQGKRMVNYQDKAEKEEEDT; this comes from the exons ATGGATTCATTCTTGGACTATGAAGAATGCATCCAGGACTCACCTGCATTTAG GCTTACCCTGGATAAGTGTCAAACTGATGTTGCAGAGCTGCAGAGTCGAGTGGAAAAG GTGATGAAGCTCTGTGGCAAGATGGTTGAATCAGGGCAAGCATACAACACAGCAAATCAGCATTTCCTCGCCGGACTGGCTGAGTTCTCCACGTATCACAAACGTGACAGCGTCATCATG AACTGCATGAGTCAGTTCATTCAAGGACTACAGGAGATGATCAACTTTCATACT GTGCTGTTTGACCAGACGCAGAGAGCTATCACTCAGCAGCTGTCAAACCTTCTCACACA GTTCATACCCCAGCTAGGAGAGACTAGGAAGGAGTTTGTGCGGATTGGGGAGGATCTGGAGACAGCGGCGGTGAAAAATGCCCAGATATACCGCCACAAAGTCACAGATGCAGAGCGTGCCAGCCATCTGCTGTTGGCCACACGCAAATGTCACCAGCACTTTGCCCTTGATTACTGCTTGCAG CTGAATAACTTCAAGGCCCAGCAGAAGCTGGACATCCTAAATTCT GTGTTCTCCTACTTCCATGCCCAGTATACCTTCTTCCACCAAGGCTTTGACTTGCTGAGAGACTTGGAGCCCACTATGAAGTCCATGGCCGCACAG CTTGCTCAACTCTCGACTGAATGTACAGCTAAAAGAAAGGACCTGGAGAATACCCACCTACTGATCCAGCAGAGA GATGCCTCAGGGGAGCCCATACTACGTTCCTGTCCTGATGGTGGGGAAACCATACAGGGCTACCTTTTCAAAAGATCTCGGAGAAAGAACAAGACATGGAAGAG ATGCTGGTTCTCCATTAAAGACAACCAATTGGTGTACACAAAGTCACACAAG GAGGAGCCTGTGTCGCTGTTTGATGACCTCAGGCTGTGTGCGGTGAAGTCTCTGGACAGCATTGACCGCCGCTTCAGTTTTGAGCTGGTTTCTGTTAAAAA ATGCTGTGCCCTYCAGGCTGACTCAGAGGAGCTGAAGCAGGCTTGGATCAGTGCCGTTCTAGGGAGCATAGACATGGCCTACCGCGAGAGAGTGGAGTCCCAGCAGCCTCAG AGCCCCTCAGACCCCCAGCCAGGACARCCTCCTCAAAGGCCTGCGGCTTTGGTTGTGGCCCTCCAAAGTCCGGGGAACCACCGCTGCTGCGACTGCAGTGAGGAGGAGCCACGCTGGGCCAGCGTCAACCTGGGTATCACCGTGTGCATCGAGTGCTCCGGCATCCACAG GAGCCTTGGGGTCCATCTCTCCAAAGTGCGATCTCTCACCCTAGACTCCTGGGATCCCGAACAGCTGAAG CTGCTGTGTGGTCTGGGTAATGATGTCATCAATGGGATATATGAGTCCAGGTGTGCAGCAGAGGGCAGAGTAAAGCCTAGTCCTGGCAGCCCTCG cccAGAGAAAGAGACATGGATTAAAGAGAAATATGTGGAGAAAAGATTTGTGAAGGATGCCAGCTCGCCTGAAACAC AGATTGGGAGGGAGAATGCAGGACGCCAGTTGTACCGGGCTGCTTTCCAAGGGGACCTGGTCACCATGGCATCAGCATTGGCGCAGGGTGCAGAGGTGAACTGGAGCCACGCTGAGGAGGAGGGACGCACTGCTCTCATTGGCTCAACTTTTGGG ggcTCCCTATCGGCCTGTGAGTTCCTACTGCAGAATGGAGCCAATGTAAACTACCGTGACCAGCGCGGTCAAGGTGCCCTTCACACTGCAGCCACCTGGGGCCACACAGG GCAAGTGTGTCTACTTCTAAAAAAGGGAGCCAATCAGTATGCAGTTGACGAGAGGGGGCAGGACCCACTCGCCATTGCCATAGAGACAGCACATGCCGATATTGTAACCCT ACTACGAATGGCTCGCATGAATGAAGAGATGAGGGACTCCGAGGGATTCTTTGGATCTATGG GTGATGATGAGACATTTCAAGACATCTTCCGTGACTTCAGTGATATGGCTTCTCAcgatccagaaagactcacccgTCGACAGTTCAGCAGAAGCGGACAAGAGGAGGGACAGGGCAAGAGGATGGTGAATTACCAGGACAaggcagagaaggaggaggaagacacatag